One Haliaeetus albicilla chromosome 11, bHalAlb1.1, whole genome shotgun sequence genomic window carries:
- the RBM20 gene encoding RNA-binding protein 20 isoform X8 yields MVPAAAMSQDPAPRGAEPPESDARSGAPSRGPGRGMPPPPSLPQLLHNAAKLLEKNPFSVGAASPLLPSPASLQLAQLQAQLTLHRLKLAQTAVTNNPAAATVLNQVLSKVAMSQPLFNQLRHPTVMNAPQGHAAGPPQGPGIAGARFPSGGIAFPAQSPALAAPGSGLGPVQAQTPNAIVVNPFGGVMAPTSGQQPVVVGLNKAGASTSAAAGGFYEYGKQNAAAAAPQAYASEGDQPSQHGFLAGGAHAGSSAAGPCYEGRFGAASQLQHEAAAAAAFPKEAYGATAAQHGAARAFPSDPHAGSHPKGDPGPVLHGSGASSQWENIPNFPGQNKPDLVPGDSLWPSASQQQYEIRNELYDPEEPTPDTKFSAAAPPAFGRLNHSKQSFGSPRMRQKEERSGGAPDLPARSLPPHQLGDLRGAAPLHFPHVCALCDKKVFDLKDWDQHIKGSLHIQKCMAFSDNTGVRCVLSSADGALHLSPNNAAVFNPSSIEDYPPNVGASFITTSARSFGQPGPTFSSLPSGVRFPQRKSTLGRVVHICNLPEGSCTENDVINLGLPFGKVTNYILMKSTNQAFLEMAYSEAAQAMVQYYKEKPAMINDDKLLIRMSKRYKELQLKKPGKNVAAIIQDIHSQRERDLLREVDSRYGTERPRSRSPISRSLSPRSHTPSFTSCSSPHSPMGTGRTDWGNGRESWDQSPYSRREEERDSREWRENGDEKRDRTDTWVHERKHYSRQLDKFDLDERIEGGRGHREKYLRSGSPGSLHPLSGYKSREDDYYRKTSKSKSDKFQRQLQDLPGRSKRKEEAKLRERRHSYSEDAAREEAAEQKHSKASEGSRQKQSDKNKVKKAEKDQEEHAAAEGSDVKETKPPENELGKEEQVPEKSSPSADKQRKESGEILENTRKEKDRDWESGSEIEGETWYPANMEELVTVDEVGEDDLIMEPDITELEEIVPVDQKNKTASEICPCMSTMLELKNDHSHLIRSEDKFAHKALETNFRSAKGSVASSGCQDDEEDDDNDDAVTEASSLNLDPEQKPEELQEDQSAKESDPQQKEGKIDKSSDTRLEPEDHHIPSVALKEETLQLPDTFIDDYKQMGSQGAESREVMEMLVKNASEETRHGSQECPEAKANSRYLEMRSLEYPEVESKRRHSPPGWEQEDVFTELSIPLGVEFVVPRTGFYCKLCGLFYTNEETAKTSHCRSTVHYKNLQKYLSQLAEESLKMKEEGSHLPQDDTGIVPHFAKKKL; encoded by the exons CGCTGCCAAGCTCCTGGAGAAGAATCCGTTCTCCGTCGGCGCCGCGAGCCCCCTGCTCCCCTCGCCGGCGAGCCTGCAGCTGGCGCAGCTCCAGGCGCAGCTCACGCTCCACAGGCTGAAGTTGGCTCAGACCGCCGTCACCAACAACCCGGCTGCCGCCACCGTCCTCAACCAGGTGCTCTCCAAAGTGGCCATGTCCCAGCCGCTCTTCAACCAGCTGAGGCACCCCACCGTGATGAACGCCCCGCAGGGCCACGCCGCCGGGCCGCCGCAGGGGCCCGGCATCGCCGGCGCCAGGTTCCCCTCCGGCGGCATTGCCTTTCCCGCCCAGAGCCCGGCCTTAGCCGCGCCGGGGAGCGGCCTGGGGCCTGTGCAGGCCCAGACCCCCAACGCCATCGTCGTGAACCCTTTCGGAGGCGTCATGGCTCCGACCTCCGGCCAACAGCCCGTGGTGGTGGGTCTCAACAAGGCGGGCGCCTCCACctccgccgccgcggggggctTTTACGAGTACGGCAAGCAAAacgccgccgctgccgcccctCAGGCCTACGCCTCGGAGGGGGACCAGCCCAGCCAGCACGGCTTCCTCGCCGGCGGGGCCCACGCAGGCTCCTCGGCGGCGGGGCCGTGCTACGAGGGTCGCTTTGGGGctgccagccagctgcagcacgaggcggcggcggcggcagcctTTCCCAAGGAGGCCTACGGGGCCACGGCGGCACAGCACGGGGCGGCACGGGCCTTCCCCAGCGACCCGCACGCGGGCTCCCATCCGAAAGGAGATCCCGGCCCCGTCTTGCACGGCAGCGGCGCGAGCAGCCAGTGGGAAAACATCCCTAATTTCCCCGGCCAAAACAAGCCTGACCTCGTGCCCGGCGACAGCCTGTGGCCGTCGGCGAGTCAGCAGCAGTATGAAATAAGAAACGAGCTCTACGACCCCGAGGAGCCGACACCTGACACAAAGTTCAgcgcggccgccccccccgccttcGGCCGCCTCAACCACAGCAAGCAGAGCTTCGGCAGCCCTCGCATGAGGCAGAAGgaggagcggagcggcggcgcgCCTGACCTGCCCGCCCGCTCCCTGCCGCCGCACCAGCTGGGCGACCTCCGCGGCGCGGCCCCCCTCCACTTCCCCCACGTCTGCGCCCTGTGCGACAAGAAGGTCTTCGATCTGAAG GACTGGGATCAGCACATTAAGGGAAGTCTTCACATCCAAAAATGTATGGCTTTTTCAGATAA cacTGGTGTCCGGTGTGTGTTAAGCTCAGCAGATGGAGCATTGCATTTATCACCAAATAATGCAGCAGTTTTCAATCCATCTAGTATCGAAG ATTATCCACCAAATGTCGGCGCATCTTTTATCACTACGTCAGCAAGATCCTTTGGCCAGCCAGGTcctacattttcttctcttccatcaGGGGTAAGA tttcccCAGAGGAAATCTACACTGGGTCGAGTTGTTCACATCTGCAACCTCCCCGAGGGAAGCTGCACAGAGAATGATGTCATTAACCTGGGCCTCCCATTTGGGAAGGTCACCAACTATATCCTCATGAAATCCACTAATCAG GCCTTTCTGGAAATGGCTTACAGTGAAGCAGCACAAGCCATGGTGCAGTACTACAAAGAAAAACCTGCTATGATAAATGATGACAAGTTACTTATTAGGATGTCTAAAAGATACAAGGAATTGCAGCTGAAG AAACCAGGTAAGAACGTGGCTGCTATCATCCAGGACATCCACTCGCAGAGGGAGAGGGACCTGCTGCGTGAAGTGGACAG caGGTATGGCACGGAGAGGCCCCGCTCTCGCAGCCCCATAAGCCGTTCCCTGTCGCCCCGATCCCACACTCCCAGCTTTACTTCCTGCAGTTCACCCCACAGCCCAATGGGGACCGGCAGGACTGACTGGGGAAATGGGAGAGAGTCGTGGGATCAGTCCCCGTATTCTCGACgggaagaggaaagagacagcagagaaTGGCGAGAGAATGGGGATGAGAAGAGGGACAGGACTGACACGTGGGTACACGAGAGGAAACATTATTCCCGACAGCTGGACAAGTTTGATTTGGATGAACGGATTGAAGGAGGCAGAGGGCACAGAGAAAAGTATTTAAGGAGTGGTTCCCCTGGCTCCCTTCACCCTTTATCTGGCTACAAGAGCAGGGAAGATGACTATTACCGGAAAACCTCTAAGTCAAAATCTGACAAGtttcagaggcagctgcaggatTTACCTGGGAGatctaagagaaaggaggaggcaaAGTTAAGGGAACGCAGGCATTCTTACAGCGAGGATGCtgccagggaggaggcagctgaaCAGAAGCACAGCAAAGCGTCTGAGGGCTCCAGGCAAAAACAAAGTGATAAGAATAAGGTGAAGAAGGCTGAAAAAGACCAAGAGgaacatgctgctgctgaaggcagtGATGTGAAGGAAACCAAGCCTCCCGAGAATGAG cttGGAAAAGAGGAGCAAGTTCCAGAGAAGAGCTCACCTTCAGCtgataaacaaagaaaagaatctGGAGAGATTCtggaaaacacaagaaaagagaag GACCGAGACTGGGAGAGTGGAAGTGAGATAGAAGGTGAGACCTGGTATCCTGCTAACATGGAGGAATTAGTGACAGTAGATGAAGTGGGAGAAGATGATTTAATTATGGAGCCTGATATAACTGAGCTTGAAGAAATAGTACCAGTtgatcaaaaaaataaaaccgcTTCAGAAATATGTCCCTGTATGTCAACTATGTTAGAACTGAAAAATGATCACAGCCACTTAATCAGGAGTGAAGACAAATTTGCCCATAaagctttagaaacaaacttcaGATCAGCAAAGGGCAGTGTAGCTTCTAGTGGCTGTCAGGATGATGAGGAGgatgatgataatgatgatgCTGTAACTGAAGCATCAAGCCTAAATCTGGACCCTGAGCAGAAGCCAGAGGAATTGCAAGAAGACCAATCTGCTAAGGAGTCTGATCCccagcagaaggaaggaaaaatcgATAAGAGCTCTGACACTCGTTTAGAGCCCGAAGATCACCATATACCTTCTGTTGCTCTGAAAGAAGAGACTCTCCAGCTCCCTGATACATTTATAGATGATTACAAACAGATGGGATCACaaggagctgagagcagagaagTTATGGAAATGCTTGTTAAAAACGCTAGTGAGGAAACAAGACACGGAAGCCAAGAGTGTCCAGAGGCCAAGG CAAATTCTAGGTACCTGGAAATGAGATCTCTGGAATACCCGGAGGTAGAGTCTAAAAGAAGGCACTCTCCGCCAGGCTGGGAACAAGAGGACGTCTTCACTGAACTCAGCATTCCCCTGG GTGTGGAATTTGTGGTGCCTAGAACTGGGTTTTACTGCAAGCTCTGTGGACTCTTCTACACAAATGAAGAGACAGCAAAGACAAGTCACTGCAGAAGTACTGTTCACTACAAAAATCTTCAG
- the RBM20 gene encoding RNA-binding protein 20 isoform X5 — protein MVPAAAMSQDPAPRGAEPPESDARSGAPSRGPGRGMPPPPSLPQLLHNAAKLLEKNPFSVGAASPLLPSPASLQLAQLQAQLTLHRLKLAQTAVTNNPAAATVLNQVLSKVAMSQPLFNQLRHPTVMNAPQGHAAGPPQGPGIAGARFPSGGIAFPAQSPALAAPGSGLGPVQAQTPNAIVVNPFGGVMAPTSGQQPVVVGLNKAGASTSAAAGGFYEYGKQNAAAAAPQAYASEGDQPSQHGFLAGGAHAGSSAAGPCYEGRFGAASQLQHEAAAAAAFPKEAYGATAAQHGAARAFPSDPHAGSHPKGDPGPVLHGSGASSQWENIPNFPGQNKPDLVPGDSLWPSASQQQYEIRNELYDPEEPTPDTKFSAAAPPAFGRLNHSKQSFGSPRMRQKEERSGGAPDLPARSLPPHQLGDLRGAAPLHFPHVCALCDKKVFDLKDWDQHIKGSLHIQKCMAFSDNTGVRCVLSSADGALHLSPNNAAVFNPSSIEDYPPNVGASFITTSARSFGQPGPTFSSLPSGKPGKNVAAIIQDIHSQRERDLLREVDSRYGTERPRSRSPISRSLSPRSHTPSFTSCSSPHSPMGTGRTDWGNGRESWDQSPYSRREEERDSREWRENGDEKRDRTDTWVHERKHYSRQLDKFDLDERIEGGRGHREKYLRSGSPGSLHPLSGYKSREDDYYRKTSKSKSDKFQRQLQDLPGRSKRKEEAKLRERRHSYSEDAAREEAAEQKHSKASEGSRQKQSDKNKVKKAEKDQEEHAAAEGSDVKETKPPENELGKEEQVPEKSSPSADKQRKESGEILENTRKEKDRDWESGSEIEGETWYPANMEELVTVDEVGEDDLIMEPDITELEEIVPVDQKNKTASEICPCMSTMLELKNDHSHLIRSEDKFAHKALETNFRSAKGSVASSGCQDDEEDDDNDDAVTEASSLNLDPEQKPEELQEDQSAKESDPQQKEGKIDKSSDTRLEPEDHHIPSVALKEETLQLPDTFIDDYKQMGSQGAESREVMEMLVKNASEETRHGSQECPEAKANSRYLEMRSLEYPEVESKRRHSPPGWEQEDVFTELSIPLGVEFVVPRTGFYCKLCGLFYTNEETAKTSHCRSTVHYKNLQKYLSQLAEESLKMKEEGSHLPQDDTGIVPHFAKKKL, from the exons CGCTGCCAAGCTCCTGGAGAAGAATCCGTTCTCCGTCGGCGCCGCGAGCCCCCTGCTCCCCTCGCCGGCGAGCCTGCAGCTGGCGCAGCTCCAGGCGCAGCTCACGCTCCACAGGCTGAAGTTGGCTCAGACCGCCGTCACCAACAACCCGGCTGCCGCCACCGTCCTCAACCAGGTGCTCTCCAAAGTGGCCATGTCCCAGCCGCTCTTCAACCAGCTGAGGCACCCCACCGTGATGAACGCCCCGCAGGGCCACGCCGCCGGGCCGCCGCAGGGGCCCGGCATCGCCGGCGCCAGGTTCCCCTCCGGCGGCATTGCCTTTCCCGCCCAGAGCCCGGCCTTAGCCGCGCCGGGGAGCGGCCTGGGGCCTGTGCAGGCCCAGACCCCCAACGCCATCGTCGTGAACCCTTTCGGAGGCGTCATGGCTCCGACCTCCGGCCAACAGCCCGTGGTGGTGGGTCTCAACAAGGCGGGCGCCTCCACctccgccgccgcggggggctTTTACGAGTACGGCAAGCAAAacgccgccgctgccgcccctCAGGCCTACGCCTCGGAGGGGGACCAGCCCAGCCAGCACGGCTTCCTCGCCGGCGGGGCCCACGCAGGCTCCTCGGCGGCGGGGCCGTGCTACGAGGGTCGCTTTGGGGctgccagccagctgcagcacgaggcggcggcggcggcagcctTTCCCAAGGAGGCCTACGGGGCCACGGCGGCACAGCACGGGGCGGCACGGGCCTTCCCCAGCGACCCGCACGCGGGCTCCCATCCGAAAGGAGATCCCGGCCCCGTCTTGCACGGCAGCGGCGCGAGCAGCCAGTGGGAAAACATCCCTAATTTCCCCGGCCAAAACAAGCCTGACCTCGTGCCCGGCGACAGCCTGTGGCCGTCGGCGAGTCAGCAGCAGTATGAAATAAGAAACGAGCTCTACGACCCCGAGGAGCCGACACCTGACACAAAGTTCAgcgcggccgccccccccgccttcGGCCGCCTCAACCACAGCAAGCAGAGCTTCGGCAGCCCTCGCATGAGGCAGAAGgaggagcggagcggcggcgcgCCTGACCTGCCCGCCCGCTCCCTGCCGCCGCACCAGCTGGGCGACCTCCGCGGCGCGGCCCCCCTCCACTTCCCCCACGTCTGCGCCCTGTGCGACAAGAAGGTCTTCGATCTGAAG GACTGGGATCAGCACATTAAGGGAAGTCTTCACATCCAAAAATGTATGGCTTTTTCAGATAA cacTGGTGTCCGGTGTGTGTTAAGCTCAGCAGATGGAGCATTGCATTTATCACCAAATAATGCAGCAGTTTTCAATCCATCTAGTATCGAAG ATTATCCACCAAATGTCGGCGCATCTTTTATCACTACGTCAGCAAGATCCTTTGGCCAGCCAGGTcctacattttcttctcttccatcaGGG AAACCAGGTAAGAACGTGGCTGCTATCATCCAGGACATCCACTCGCAGAGGGAGAGGGACCTGCTGCGTGAAGTGGACAG caGGTATGGCACGGAGAGGCCCCGCTCTCGCAGCCCCATAAGCCGTTCCCTGTCGCCCCGATCCCACACTCCCAGCTTTACTTCCTGCAGTTCACCCCACAGCCCAATGGGGACCGGCAGGACTGACTGGGGAAATGGGAGAGAGTCGTGGGATCAGTCCCCGTATTCTCGACgggaagaggaaagagacagcagagaaTGGCGAGAGAATGGGGATGAGAAGAGGGACAGGACTGACACGTGGGTACACGAGAGGAAACATTATTCCCGACAGCTGGACAAGTTTGATTTGGATGAACGGATTGAAGGAGGCAGAGGGCACAGAGAAAAGTATTTAAGGAGTGGTTCCCCTGGCTCCCTTCACCCTTTATCTGGCTACAAGAGCAGGGAAGATGACTATTACCGGAAAACCTCTAAGTCAAAATCTGACAAGtttcagaggcagctgcaggatTTACCTGGGAGatctaagagaaaggaggaggcaaAGTTAAGGGAACGCAGGCATTCTTACAGCGAGGATGCtgccagggaggaggcagctgaaCAGAAGCACAGCAAAGCGTCTGAGGGCTCCAGGCAAAAACAAAGTGATAAGAATAAGGTGAAGAAGGCTGAAAAAGACCAAGAGgaacatgctgctgctgaaggcagtGATGTGAAGGAAACCAAGCCTCCCGAGAATGAG cttGGAAAAGAGGAGCAAGTTCCAGAGAAGAGCTCACCTTCAGCtgataaacaaagaaaagaatctGGAGAGATTCtggaaaacacaagaaaagagaag GACCGAGACTGGGAGAGTGGAAGTGAGATAGAAGGTGAGACCTGGTATCCTGCTAACATGGAGGAATTAGTGACAGTAGATGAAGTGGGAGAAGATGATTTAATTATGGAGCCTGATATAACTGAGCTTGAAGAAATAGTACCAGTtgatcaaaaaaataaaaccgcTTCAGAAATATGTCCCTGTATGTCAACTATGTTAGAACTGAAAAATGATCACAGCCACTTAATCAGGAGTGAAGACAAATTTGCCCATAaagctttagaaacaaacttcaGATCAGCAAAGGGCAGTGTAGCTTCTAGTGGCTGTCAGGATGATGAGGAGgatgatgataatgatgatgCTGTAACTGAAGCATCAAGCCTAAATCTGGACCCTGAGCAGAAGCCAGAGGAATTGCAAGAAGACCAATCTGCTAAGGAGTCTGATCCccagcagaaggaaggaaaaatcgATAAGAGCTCTGACACTCGTTTAGAGCCCGAAGATCACCATATACCTTCTGTTGCTCTGAAAGAAGAGACTCTCCAGCTCCCTGATACATTTATAGATGATTACAAACAGATGGGATCACaaggagctgagagcagagaagTTATGGAAATGCTTGTTAAAAACGCTAGTGAGGAAACAAGACACGGAAGCCAAGAGTGTCCAGAGGCCAAGG CAAATTCTAGGTACCTGGAAATGAGATCTCTGGAATACCCGGAGGTAGAGTCTAAAAGAAGGCACTCTCCGCCAGGCTGGGAACAAGAGGACGTCTTCACTGAACTCAGCATTCCCCTGG GTGTGGAATTTGTGGTGCCTAGAACTGGGTTTTACTGCAAGCTCTGTGGACTCTTCTACACAAATGAAGAGACAGCAAAGACAAGTCACTGCAGAAGTACTGTTCACTACAAAAATCTTCAG
- the RBM20 gene encoding RNA-binding protein 20 isoform X3, producing MVPAAAMSQDPAPRGAEPPESDARSGAPSRGPGRGMPPPPSLPQLLHNAAKLLEKNPFSVGAASPLLPSPASLQLAQLQAQLTLHRLKLAQTAVTNNPAAATVLNQVLSKVAMSQPLFNQLRHPTVMNAPQGHAAGPPQGPGIAGARFPSGGIAFPAQSPALAAPGSGLGPVQAQTPNAIVVNPFGGVMAPTSGQQPVVVGLNKAGASTSAAAGGFYEYGKQNAAAAAPQAYASEGDQPSQHGFLAGGAHAGSSAAGPCYEGRFGAASQLQHEAAAAAAFPKEAYGATAAQHGAARAFPSDPHAGSHPKGDPGPVLHGSGASSQWENIPNFPGQNKPDLVPGDSLWPSASQQQYEIRNELYDPEEPTPDTKFSAAAPPAFGRLNHSKQSFGSPRMRQKEERSGGAPDLPARSLPPHQLGDLRGAAPLHFPHVCALCDKKVFDLKDWDQHIKGSLHIQKCMAFSDNTGVRCVLSSADGALHLSPNNAAVFNPSSIEDYPPNVGASFITTSARSFGQPGPTFSSLPSGFPQRKSTLGRVVHICNLPEGSCTENDVINLGLPFGKVTNYILMKSTNQAFLEMAYSEAAQAMVQYYKEKPAMINDDKLLIRMSKRYKELQLKKPGKNVAAIIQDIHSQRERDLLREVDRYGTERPRSRSPISRSLSPRSHTPSFTSCSSPHSPMGTGRTDWGNGRESWDQSPYSRREEERDSREWRENGDEKRDRTDTWVHERKHYSRQLDKFDLDERIEGGRGHREKYLRSGSPGSLHPLSGYKSREDDYYRKTSKSKSDKFQRQLQDLPGRSKRKEEAKLRERRHSYSEDAAREEAAEQKHSKASEGSRQKQSDKNKVKKAEKDQEEHAAAEGSDVKETKPPENELGKEEQVPEKSSPSADKQRKESGEILENTRKEKDRDWESGSEIEGETWYPANMEELVTVDEVGEDDLIMEPDITELEEIVPVDQKNKTASEICPCMSTMLELKNDHSHLIRSEDKFAHKALETNFRSAKGSVASSGCQDDEEDDDNDDAVTEASSLNLDPEQKPEELQEDQSAKESDPQQKEGKIDKSSDTRLEPEDHHIPSVALKEETLQLPDTFIDDYKQMGSQGAESREVMEMLVKNASEETRHGSQECPEAKANSRYLEMRSLEYPEVESKRRHSPPGWEQEDVFTELSIPLGVEFVVPRTGFYCKLCGLFYTNEETAKTSHCRSTVHYKNLQKYLSQLAEESLKMKEEGSHLPQDDTGIVPHFAKKKL from the exons CGCTGCCAAGCTCCTGGAGAAGAATCCGTTCTCCGTCGGCGCCGCGAGCCCCCTGCTCCCCTCGCCGGCGAGCCTGCAGCTGGCGCAGCTCCAGGCGCAGCTCACGCTCCACAGGCTGAAGTTGGCTCAGACCGCCGTCACCAACAACCCGGCTGCCGCCACCGTCCTCAACCAGGTGCTCTCCAAAGTGGCCATGTCCCAGCCGCTCTTCAACCAGCTGAGGCACCCCACCGTGATGAACGCCCCGCAGGGCCACGCCGCCGGGCCGCCGCAGGGGCCCGGCATCGCCGGCGCCAGGTTCCCCTCCGGCGGCATTGCCTTTCCCGCCCAGAGCCCGGCCTTAGCCGCGCCGGGGAGCGGCCTGGGGCCTGTGCAGGCCCAGACCCCCAACGCCATCGTCGTGAACCCTTTCGGAGGCGTCATGGCTCCGACCTCCGGCCAACAGCCCGTGGTGGTGGGTCTCAACAAGGCGGGCGCCTCCACctccgccgccgcggggggctTTTACGAGTACGGCAAGCAAAacgccgccgctgccgcccctCAGGCCTACGCCTCGGAGGGGGACCAGCCCAGCCAGCACGGCTTCCTCGCCGGCGGGGCCCACGCAGGCTCCTCGGCGGCGGGGCCGTGCTACGAGGGTCGCTTTGGGGctgccagccagctgcagcacgaggcggcggcggcggcagcctTTCCCAAGGAGGCCTACGGGGCCACGGCGGCACAGCACGGGGCGGCACGGGCCTTCCCCAGCGACCCGCACGCGGGCTCCCATCCGAAAGGAGATCCCGGCCCCGTCTTGCACGGCAGCGGCGCGAGCAGCCAGTGGGAAAACATCCCTAATTTCCCCGGCCAAAACAAGCCTGACCTCGTGCCCGGCGACAGCCTGTGGCCGTCGGCGAGTCAGCAGCAGTATGAAATAAGAAACGAGCTCTACGACCCCGAGGAGCCGACACCTGACACAAAGTTCAgcgcggccgccccccccgccttcGGCCGCCTCAACCACAGCAAGCAGAGCTTCGGCAGCCCTCGCATGAGGCAGAAGgaggagcggagcggcggcgcgCCTGACCTGCCCGCCCGCTCCCTGCCGCCGCACCAGCTGGGCGACCTCCGCGGCGCGGCCCCCCTCCACTTCCCCCACGTCTGCGCCCTGTGCGACAAGAAGGTCTTCGATCTGAAG GACTGGGATCAGCACATTAAGGGAAGTCTTCACATCCAAAAATGTATGGCTTTTTCAGATAA cacTGGTGTCCGGTGTGTGTTAAGCTCAGCAGATGGAGCATTGCATTTATCACCAAATAATGCAGCAGTTTTCAATCCATCTAGTATCGAAG ATTATCCACCAAATGTCGGCGCATCTTTTATCACTACGTCAGCAAGATCCTTTGGCCAGCCAGGTcctacattttcttctcttccatcaGGG tttcccCAGAGGAAATCTACACTGGGTCGAGTTGTTCACATCTGCAACCTCCCCGAGGGAAGCTGCACAGAGAATGATGTCATTAACCTGGGCCTCCCATTTGGGAAGGTCACCAACTATATCCTCATGAAATCCACTAATCAG GCCTTTCTGGAAATGGCTTACAGTGAAGCAGCACAAGCCATGGTGCAGTACTACAAAGAAAAACCTGCTATGATAAATGATGACAAGTTACTTATTAGGATGTCTAAAAGATACAAGGAATTGCAGCTGAAG AAACCAGGTAAGAACGTGGCTGCTATCATCCAGGACATCCACTCGCAGAGGGAGAGGGACCTGCTGCGTGAAGTGGACAG GTATGGCACGGAGAGGCCCCGCTCTCGCAGCCCCATAAGCCGTTCCCTGTCGCCCCGATCCCACACTCCCAGCTTTACTTCCTGCAGTTCACCCCACAGCCCAATGGGGACCGGCAGGACTGACTGGGGAAATGGGAGAGAGTCGTGGGATCAGTCCCCGTATTCTCGACgggaagaggaaagagacagcagagaaTGGCGAGAGAATGGGGATGAGAAGAGGGACAGGACTGACACGTGGGTACACGAGAGGAAACATTATTCCCGACAGCTGGACAAGTTTGATTTGGATGAACGGATTGAAGGAGGCAGAGGGCACAGAGAAAAGTATTTAAGGAGTGGTTCCCCTGGCTCCCTTCACCCTTTATCTGGCTACAAGAGCAGGGAAGATGACTATTACCGGAAAACCTCTAAGTCAAAATCTGACAAGtttcagaggcagctgcaggatTTACCTGGGAGatctaagagaaaggaggaggcaaAGTTAAGGGAACGCAGGCATTCTTACAGCGAGGATGCtgccagggaggaggcagctgaaCAGAAGCACAGCAAAGCGTCTGAGGGCTCCAGGCAAAAACAAAGTGATAAGAATAAGGTGAAGAAGGCTGAAAAAGACCAAGAGgaacatgctgctgctgaaggcagtGATGTGAAGGAAACCAAGCCTCCCGAGAATGAG cttGGAAAAGAGGAGCAAGTTCCAGAGAAGAGCTCACCTTCAGCtgataaacaaagaaaagaatctGGAGAGATTCtggaaaacacaagaaaagagaag GACCGAGACTGGGAGAGTGGAAGTGAGATAGAAGGTGAGACCTGGTATCCTGCTAACATGGAGGAATTAGTGACAGTAGATGAAGTGGGAGAAGATGATTTAATTATGGAGCCTGATATAACTGAGCTTGAAGAAATAGTACCAGTtgatcaaaaaaataaaaccgcTTCAGAAATATGTCCCTGTATGTCAACTATGTTAGAACTGAAAAATGATCACAGCCACTTAATCAGGAGTGAAGACAAATTTGCCCATAaagctttagaaacaaacttcaGATCAGCAAAGGGCAGTGTAGCTTCTAGTGGCTGTCAGGATGATGAGGAGgatgatgataatgatgatgCTGTAACTGAAGCATCAAGCCTAAATCTGGACCCTGAGCAGAAGCCAGAGGAATTGCAAGAAGACCAATCTGCTAAGGAGTCTGATCCccagcagaaggaaggaaaaatcgATAAGAGCTCTGACACTCGTTTAGAGCCCGAAGATCACCATATACCTTCTGTTGCTCTGAAAGAAGAGACTCTCCAGCTCCCTGATACATTTATAGATGATTACAAACAGATGGGATCACaaggagctgagagcagagaagTTATGGAAATGCTTGTTAAAAACGCTAGTGAGGAAACAAGACACGGAAGCCAAGAGTGTCCAGAGGCCAAGG CAAATTCTAGGTACCTGGAAATGAGATCTCTGGAATACCCGGAGGTAGAGTCTAAAAGAAGGCACTCTCCGCCAGGCTGGGAACAAGAGGACGTCTTCACTGAACTCAGCATTCCCCTGG GTGTGGAATTTGTGGTGCCTAGAACTGGGTTTTACTGCAAGCTCTGTGGACTCTTCTACACAAATGAAGAGACAGCAAAGACAAGTCACTGCAGAAGTACTGTTCACTACAAAAATCTTCAG